One region of Mucilaginibacter sp. 14171R-50 genomic DNA includes:
- a CDS encoding FAD-binding oxidoreductase, translating into MSNNFSYWERTAFIDNADVIIIGSGIVGLSAALHLKNQQPGLKVLVLERGFLPSGASTKNAGFACFGTVSEQLEALKHSSEEEVARLASYKWRGLQRLRQNLGDENIDYHQHGGYELFMPGEEANAQEAMDSIGRLNIMLKPVIDKHDIYAVADAKIAGFGFKGVSRMIYNPYEGQINTGKMMRTLLNKCYQKDVLVLNGCEISAIHNEGWVIRLTSLQGCFTAKKVIMATNAFTRQLYPDLQVTPGRGQVLVTKAVAGLKLKGTFHFNQGYYYFRNIDGRLLFGGGRNLDFAAEETPEFGHTEVVKQKLIDYLHHVILPDQNTGIDYWWSGIMGFGDEITPIVKQVEPGVFCAVRCNGMGVAMGSLVGEEVAELAMQA; encoded by the coding sequence ATGTCAAACAACTTCTCGTACTGGGAGCGTACCGCCTTTATTGATAATGCCGACGTGATCATCATCGGCAGCGGTATTGTGGGCCTTAGCGCCGCACTGCATTTAAAAAACCAGCAGCCGGGGTTAAAGGTGCTTGTTTTAGAGCGTGGCTTTTTACCCAGCGGCGCCAGTACTAAAAATGCCGGTTTTGCATGTTTCGGCACGGTTTCAGAACAATTGGAAGCGCTTAAGCATTCATCAGAAGAGGAAGTTGCGCGGCTGGCAAGTTATAAATGGCGGGGCCTGCAACGCCTGCGGCAGAACCTTGGAGATGAAAATATAGATTATCACCAGCATGGTGGGTATGAACTTTTTATGCCTGGTGAAGAAGCCAATGCGCAGGAAGCAATGGATAGCATCGGTAGGTTAAATATAATGTTAAAACCTGTGATAGATAAGCATGACATTTATGCAGTTGCGGATGCTAAAATTGCAGGCTTTGGGTTTAAAGGCGTAAGCAGGATGATCTACAATCCTTATGAGGGACAAATAAATACCGGTAAAATGATGCGTACCCTGCTGAATAAATGTTACCAGAAAGACGTATTGGTTTTAAATGGGTGCGAGATATCGGCCATTCACAACGAGGGTTGGGTTATTAGGTTAACATCCCTGCAGGGGTGTTTTACAGCTAAAAAGGTTATCATGGCTACCAATGCCTTTACCAGGCAACTTTACCCCGATTTGCAGGTAACGCCCGGCCGCGGACAAGTGTTGGTGACCAAGGCCGTTGCCGGTTTAAAACTAAAAGGCACTTTCCATTTTAACCAGGGATATTATTACTTCCGCAATATTGATGGCCGGCTGCTTTTCGGCGGCGGCCGTAACCTTGACTTTGCCGCGGAAGAAACCCCGGAATTTGGACACACCGAAGTAGTTAAACAAAAACTGATCGATTACCTGCATCATGTTATCCTGCCCGATCAAAACACCGGGATAGACTATTGGTGGAGCGGCATTATGGGTTTCGGCGATGAGATAACACCCATAGTAAAACAGGTTGAGCCTGGTGTATTCTGCGCCGTGCGCTGTAACGGTATGGGTGTAGCGATGGGTAGTTTAGTTGGAGAAGAAGTGGCGGAGCTGGCGATGCAAGCATAA